Genomic DNA from Magnolia sinica isolate HGM2019 chromosome 4, MsV1, whole genome shotgun sequence:
agtttactatttatagtaagttgcaaattctaggagttttagttgtagtttgcttctgatttctctcccattgcttgatatccctatttaaagggttgtgaactcgtttatttcatttattaatcaattttaaattttattagaatttattgctattttcttgctttctttcctcgtggattcgagaagtctctgtgaggaatccaaataagctccgtggattcggagtagttatccttgaggaagacggtgatcgacctcatcacgttcatccctgcgtcacgtCTTCAGCTTTTGCAAAGATCCCAAGATCATGTAGATTGTCAAATCTATGTGAGCCCACCAATTTCAGGTAAAACCGTTCCCTTCTACGTACACAAGTTTCGGTCCCCAACTCTACTCATAAGAATTTGGAATCCCATTATTATCATGTAAAGAAGGAGAGAGTCTCCAATAGGGCATCAACATCATCAACAACGTGCCACTAAGATCAAAACAAAATACAAGCACTAATTCTTGATTTCTATATCCATGATTGTTCATGGACACAACATGCCACTAAGATCAAAACAAAATACAAGCACCAATTCTTGATTTCTATTCCACGATGATTCATGGACATAATCTTATAAGTGTGAGGGTTTAAAGACAACAAGACCAACCATGTTCTCAACATCTATCGACCAAGTTCCAAATAGAAAAGTTCCTTATTAGGAACGACATGAACTCGACCTCCAAGCTTTATTGCCAAATATGGAGTAGGTTCAAGTAAAGGCTCATCCACGTCTTACACCCTCACACCTGGGAGCTAAGAACTACATGCTTGGGTGAAAATATGTACGGTTTTTGCTTGTTTTTCCTGTTTGTAAAGTGGGGCCCGCCCATCAACGGTCAGAAACATGCCATGTTGGACGTCGAATGCCTAAGAAATCTGATCGTGGCCATGAATCAAGGGACACTTTGCAGTCAAGCGTGTGGCGTTAGCAGTTCTTTGTTTTTGTGACCGCCTATTTTCTGCTCACGAATTGAATGGTCAGAATTACAGGCAGTTTGGATGAAGGAACTACATGGCCCACTTATCTAAAGGTGTAACCCACGTGTACATGTTATCCGGTGGAGACGATGCCTGGAGGTATAAAGCTGCGGTAGAAAAAGACAAATGCCGAGGGCAGTTCGCGTGGGACTATGATTGAAGAGGTGGTTCTCCGTACACTAGACGATCTTGCACCTGTGTGTGCTGGATACGGTCCATTTAAGGGTCATTCGGTAAACTCACCGCACGTGTTTTACCTCTGCAACACCGTACGCAGTTGTACCGCAGCAGAGCCTGGTGGCacacgggcgcggattaggtgagtaAGGGGTAACAGCTTGGTAGGTGAGTCCCTGATCGTGGGGTCACCTCCATGGCTGtggtgtatatccacgccgtccatctgtttttctatctcattttaagttatgattcAATACATGAAGCAGATCTATATCTCAAATATGGACCACAATATAGGAAAAGGTAGTCATCgcacattgaaaacttctcgtgagctataagctgatatttgtctttttcctttttggatagcaaataaatattaatGAGCCTTAGAAATCTCTATGGTGGGCGTTCGATGACCCttctttcctgtagtgtggtttaGTCGAgattggatatggttcaattttgagatcgtttcctaaaatgagctggaaaaactgacgGAGGGAGTGGATATACAGCAGGGGCcggggattgggtactccccGCACCCGAACTTAGCTAGATAAGGACTgtcctgtcaggggctccgtagggcccactgtgatatatgtattttatcccatccgtccatcaattttttaagCCAAAAACagaggtagatctaaggctcaagtagaccacgccacattaacagtgggattgaatggctaccgcTGAAAACCTCTTagtggccaaagaagttttggattaagctgatatttatattctaCCTTAATAcaggtttacgtgaccttatgaacaggttggatggcaaataaacatcgcggcaagttctaaaaagtttcaacagtagattCCCCGCtctaaaaagtttcaacggtagatcaTTGtaaccactgcttcttgtggtgtggtccactcgaaccTTCTACATATCTCCTTTTTATTGTTGTacgctaaaatgatctttcaaaatagatggatagatcggataaaatacatatatcactgtgggcttcaCAGAgaccctgacaggaccgtccctcTCTAAATAGGTTCTGTAGGGGGTAGTGCCCAATCCGCCCCCATAGAacaggtacatcaaggtgggccccacggtcagggaaccACCCAGTAAGCTtttaacaaccctaaattttagtacattattaaaaaaactaaattaaatatttaaagattttatttttaaataaaaaataaaaacaagtcaatagttgagtaggtagcgaaattcttaattgagagagaggtttagggatcgattcttgaagtaataataataaattttttattaaatatcataaaaaaaattcaaattcaggataagggaggatgtgctcatcctatcttatgagaattttcttggtttctgcattttaaaaaaaaggagataggaaacctaaagtaaaaggaagaagaaattctaagaaggctcgatcaggtaagttctaatcgttaaatctttttaattttttattatgttgttaatttcttcttgatctatacaatggataacgtgaatcatccacaccatcattgtataggtgtgtagagtcaattttaataaagtgatgtttttatgattttggtctaattagtaatattttaggaataaatggaatcggattgtgctaagatagatctgtacggatcatatgatccttaaggccaaaatatacaagggccataatttttagatcaatttaacaatcagataggccacattagttagatctaaaagtgtttaataaaggaatcttagatttttgcgcaagtgttggtatcacttagcgtagaaggtcgagatgggccatcggtgtatgtgtggttagatccacaccatccatctaatgtgtagaggcaaaacatgataatacctcaagaatctgaatgatctgaccatccgatggaccaccccgatcaagtaattatcattcaattttataatcttaaaaaggagaaaaaaaatagaatagaaattttaattatttgattattttggatctggccacctaggatgttaatcagaggtgagccccacaatgtaataaaaatatatgaataataatgttgttgatataactgataggatttctgaattcaaaccgaCCTAATTACCCTCTGGATTCTACACTactagactcaggtgagtaacccaacttgtctcataattcattaaaattaaaataaatcattgtgaatgtttgattgatttactggtttgaatattttgatatgataattgtacgataaatttatatgtgagtattttaatcgagacaactatgccaaatatgaaaaatatgcatttacatatcatccatcattcattgtattgcataatgtatgtcgatcctggtagagcgttaccagatgcaggctatgcccaagcctaccgaaaggtggaagcctacccaacaggtggatgcgggttgacgacttccaatctaagcagatggacgatcaccctgtctgatgcattcatatcccattttacatcattgtacatgtatttttgtattattttaattaatatgattatgaaccatgttgggttatatcactaagcctggccagcttatattttttattgatgaaaaaaccgtacagatgtgaatgagggtgggGCGGTGGCTTAAAATTAGGAATATGTGGTCAAGCCAGAAAGGACTTAAGGGACACGTGGCCTtacttgacaaaagaagaagttgcagcctcagactagtcatgatatttttactttaattatatttaattttcttaaattgtaaattaattctttcaagttgttggacatgtttattttatttcataagATCTCAATTGAGAAGGtccttagttatgtttatgattaattattacaataaatgatcgtttcttatttttgagatgttgttgagtatgaatggaatgtaaaAATCTATGGTAAAGCTAGTAGGtaaatgaataattgtataattgaatgaaattagtacactcagtgtacgtgtcatgggccgaaactcgggtctgagggtgcacactctgtactcgaatttcagggcgtgacaaagCTGTTATCCCGTGCTCACCAAATCCGCGCCCGTTGTACACCCTGCGTGTAATCCCATACGTCCATTAGATGTTTCACTCAACATTATGCCATGAGACCAAAATACAGACTGGTccactgctcaggtgggccacaccacaaggaacaatggGAGGAGGATGCCAATCTTAGGTtttttgtgggggccaccatggcTTGCTTAttccatctaatccgttgatcaggtgcatcccaccatgatgaacacaCAAACCAAGTACACGTCTGATGCAAGCCCCACCCAGCAAAATTAGTGGTTTTATGCCTGATTttacactgttccctgtggttTGGAACTGATATTTGGTACGTACAATAAGCTTCAGGAggcgcacctgatggatggtccacaacagggtgggctccacagaacttAGCCGTTTTACCTAACATTTGGTCCGGAGCTGAGCTGTAGGACGGGCAATAATCCAATATCAGATTACAGAGCAACCCTGACATTTGATTaattgatattgtttttattgaatttggaccgttgaataTTTTTTCTCTTTCACCAGCCATGAGATGCCCGCCAATCCGCAGTCTGGACATGAGGCTAATGTAAATATTTCAGCGGCCAAGATCTCAACAGTCTAATCATAGCACTTATTATGCCACATGTACTGTCCACGTATGCCTGTGTATGAACTATCACACCCTGGCAGCGTACCATGTTTTCTCTTATCATATTCGTATAAAAATCGAAGCTCACTCATCCACCCGTGCAATAGTGGATGGATgataaaagagaaggaaaacttTTTTTACTCTGGCAGAGTGCTATTCTCCATACTCGAGGCCATTTCCTCCATCTGCATCGGATCCTACGGTCTATAAACCGGTCATAACGTAAAATCCAGATGGAATGCCTCATCATAAGTGGTTGATTGATTGGAGgtcaaaatgaaaataataaacgGTCCAAACGCAGCAAATCTCACTTAATCACGTGTCAGTTAATGAAACTaattacatcaatatggctcATCACAATATTTGACGGTTCCGTTTGCGTACATTTACATCAAGTGTACAATTTCATGGCGCACGAGTATGGAGTACAACaatccgccagagtatcaaataaaatCTTCCATAAACAAGACAGACTGCCAAGTCCCATTCGTGTAATTCCAGCTGTCGGTGCTCTATCGCTAGGATTTCGCTTGCTCGAGAGAGAGCTAGGATTTCGATggtataagaagaagaagaaaaaagagaggaccAACGTCAGATTGAAATCTCTGCACTTCCAATCTGAATAGATGAAGTTATCTTCGAAATCCATCATCTCATCCAGCCCAAATCGAATAGATAAATACCCAACAGCTCCTCATTCCCACCCCTTGAGCAGATTTTCAAGAAGCAATGGTGGAAATAGGAGCAGGGGAAGATCCCGTTCCAGCCCCATGTTCTCTTCCTTGCTTCGAAGAAAGAACGTTTCATCCATCGAAACCCAAGAGCCCTCTTCCCCCAAGGTCACTTGCATAGGCCAGGTTCGCGTCAAAAGATCAAACACCTCATCTACACCCAAATCCTCCTCCGCCACCACTACCACCACTTCCAAAAACCCCACCCATTCCATCTGCAGATGGCTTCAAACAGCTCTCTTCTGCAGCCGCTTCCCCCGCAAGACCAACAAGCACCCTCGAAGATCATCGTCCCCGCCGGCTCGCCGTCGACGTTTCACGTTCCTTATGATGGGCTACAACAGAAAACACCACCACCACAAACAGGCTCTAGAAGAAGACCGAGAATCGAAACCAGGACATGAACCCGCAGCAGATGAGTCGGATTCGGACTCGGATTCGGAAGAAGACGAAGAATCGAAGGTTTTCGTCTCTTCCATTCCTCCTAAAAACGCTCTGCTGCTGATGAGATGCAGATCTGAGCCTCGTCGAGCTTCCGCCCTCGCCGATCGCGTTTGGGGCTCTCCGTCTTCTTCTATAGTAGACAATGATGCAGGGGAGAAGGAAAATCTCAGAACCTGTGAAGATACCAtccaaggagaagaagaagaagaagataatgaggaagatgaagagaaaCTAGCCCAGTTAGGGGtctcatctcgaccgttgattcTACCACGGTGCAAATCTGAGCCGGCCACGAGGACAGGAAATCTGGTCCCTGAGGAAGCGAGTATATGGAAGAACATGCTTACTGCGATTAATAGATTTCCATTCGccattctctcttttccttttgatGAAAGCCAACGAGTTTCGTACATCTACACCCGCCCATTTGATAGACGCGCCCTCTTTTCCTACTCCTGGGAATTCAACAGTTGTACTGCTGTATTACCAAAAGTTAGAAATTAAAGGGTGCATGCGTCAAGTAGGAAGGATGTAAATAGTAAAACAGAGCCTCACAAAACtctcacgctctctctctctctcacgctctCTGTATCTTATCTATCCATCTACATTCTACACGGAccctatttatttttattttgtattatTTCAATTCCTAAAATAGAAAACCTGGGTGTGTAAATTAATCAGGATGGGCTTAGATATTAAATCTGTTTTATTACTTTTAATCTTTATTTAGTAAATATGAATGCTTGGGTGCTTTCGGACCGTTAATGAGTTGAGAAATTTTCTCCTATAAGAATCATTTGAGAACTGGATATATAATCCAGCCCATATAGGCGGTTCATCTAGCTTAGATGAAGTGTTAGGCAAAAAATCAGGTcggtgaaaatcaagggtggggaTTCCTTCTCACTAtacaatggcccacctgatttttgaatCAGTCTGAGATTTGAGCGCTAGAGTTTTCATGAGATGGCTCGTCAGGTGGACAGTTCAGATTCTGTGCGCACACAACATGAGAAGAGTTTTCGAAGGGGTCTCACGGTTCTCGTGAGAAAATTTCTCATGGTGAGTTTAAGATATTCCAATCAATCGACTTGAACTGTCTATTAAATACGAAACATATTTCATAGCCTTTTATggaaaaatggtggtgatttgATGATCTTATCTGCCCCTAATTTGTCCTATTTATGTAGTCATCCATTTTCCATGATTAGGATTGCTTGAGAATGAAGCCCGTTGCATATGCTTAGGCACCCTGAGTGAACTTTGTGGGGTCATCACAGTTGCATTTCttttatccaagctgtcaatccgttttctatatcattttaggggacgTTTGGCACAGGTATTAGATCAAATCATATTAGGTGAGATCACGGGGGGTGGAATTGCATTCGCCCCGTGTCCCATTTCATCCGCATTTAGAGAGGatgagaaaggttgggattaggtgggatggaattgcatttagtcccataaaattgcatttggtccagtgCAAGGAAttttgtggattttgaaatccactacacacgtgggacccacattgatgcatgtgtttatccatgtcatccatccgttgtGAATTTAGTCCATTGAATATAATTTCATGGTCCTCCAAACGTTATTTTAATTAATCAATTGTTTTCTATTAGCAAAAATTGtatcccaaacatgagattgaATTGCTACAAGACAATGGTATTTCATatttccaaacatgaaatcatcgagcaataataatgttaatagcatctaatacaattcaatatcaTTCAATTCCACATACCAAACACGCACTTAACATTTCAGTCCAAACATGCCCGTAAGGTATGAGTCCAAAACTTGAAGCATGTCTGgagctcaagtggacaataccacatcaaacagtgggaataataatgTCGAAGTTGAGACCTGTCTTAGGTCTATAGatttgtttatttatcatccactTATTCATAATGTTatgaaacacaaatataaataaagagaaAACATAATGTAGATCATTgataccttcttttggtccaccattatatttatttgtcatctaatcatTTAATTTACAAATTCTCGAGCTTTGgttatgctttaattttgatctcatgacttaaaatgagatggtaaaacggATGGCCAGCATAGATAGAAGACATAAGTCACAATTTGCCCCATGAAGTTTACTTAATACCCAACTTACTTGGGCTCGAGAAAAAAGCAACCTATGATGGACGCGCAGAGCCTACTGATGCGGACAGCAGCCAGTAGCTAATGTACGGTACTCTATGAGCCtgacatgatgcatgcgttttataccctaaaaatgaggcaaatctaaatctcatgcGTACCACACTACATAAAATGGTCCTGATCTCCCTTCATTCAGGTATCTGGGACAagttaagatgaaaaataaacattatagtgggccctgagccctgggaagtttttaatggtgggcctttaatcaatatggttttcttgtggtgtggtcctgtagatttggatctactttattttgggCTCGtggcataaaatgatatggaaaaatagatggatggtgcagatgaaggaatacattatggtgggtccccacAGAGCACGGTCCAATAGCCACCTCACTATTGTCAGCGTAAGTAGACAATCCGCATCCACGTATGATGGGCTCTAACAAATAGATTGGTCAGATTTGAATGTACCTATTTTTGGTTAAATGATGTGGACAGTCCAAACTAAAGGCTAATGATCAGATAGCTAGGGTTGTTAGGTTAGAGTGTTATTTGCATGGTCGCCCATAAAATCAGTTGGAGGCCTAATGTACGGTCTAGATCAAGCGATTGGATTGttcaagtgtcccaatgcaagtaAGAGCATTAAACATACAGTGGTCtgggagcactggagcatttttttttaataaattcttTTTAAATATATGTCCGTACATGGGATTACGCAAGAATCTCTTTGGTTAATGATATTTATATGGGAAACTGGACGTTGATTGTGGAATCAGAACTTCTTTACTGTTGGAAATACATAGGTACGAATAAATGAGAAAGGTAAAAGGCAGTCATGGTGGGACCCGAACTGCCTGTTTTGCGCCTGGCAATGTACGTGCGAAATCCAATCAGTCCGTCAGCTTCGCAAGCTCACAGTAGGACaggatctcaggtgggccacacgatgggaAAAGGTGAGAATAGAAACACCTGCCATGAAATGTTtgtgaggccacagaagttttggatcaggttaatatttAGTTTTTTCCAGCtaggaataaccttatgaacggttcggatgatcgtataaacatcattatggccATGGAAAAGTATCAATGGTGGGCCTATGCATTcttactgtttcctgtagtgtggcctagATGAGTTTCGGATCTGCCTcggttttttattttcatttctattGTGAGCTTACAAAGCTGATGAACCGAATGGATTTATTACAGACATCATTGCAGACCCCACAGGGGCACTGTAGCTTCGGTCATGATGGGGAGCGGATTGCGTGTTGTGCCCCACACCAAAGATCCATGGCGTGTTTACGTCACTAAGTtccatggccccatcatgatgtatgtgttatatccacactgtccatctactttaaaatattattttagggcatatacctaaaaatgaaatacatccaaagttcaagtggtagattgtttaccatatatacaatgctcgcatatatatatatatatatatatatatatatatatatatatatatatatatatatatatatatatatatatatatatcaacgatGCAGATCGACAGATCATGACCCAGGTGTTTAAcgccactactttctatggtgtgatccgcttgagctttggatctgatctcacaaaattaatggacggtatgaacataacaaataaatcacggtagggcccacagaacttactggcgTGTGTGATGGGACCTACCGCGGTTCTCATGATCGGAGCGCATGGCCCAACTAGGGATTACGAAATCACCTGAGTAGTCCGCGGACTACAAGACGGAGGCTATGGGGAAAATGCCAAGCATTACATGACGCTTGCCCATGCTCGTTTCTCCGTCTGTCCCGCCACGTGatcatccagactgttcatccagAATGTGCTACAGTGAATGGGCGACGTGGTGAAAGTTATATCGTCCAGTAAAAATTTTTATTAACAGGATCGTTCAGTGACACCGGTACCACCGCAGTGAATGTTGGTACCGcgctgttgtgggtcccacctgatgcatgCGCGACATCTAACCTGTCCCATCTTCCACCACACCAACCTAACCTATCTATTAGATGCATTCTCTCGTGTTTGGCTTTAAGCCCATAAATTAGAccaatccaaatttcaggtggaccacaacacaaggaGCAATTCAAGAGTGGATACCCCACCACTGGTTTGCGTACATgcaaatccagtccattcatctgaAAAGCAGAGTATAATAAAAGTCGGTGGGCCCAAACTCAAATTAATGATGCGGGTATACTCtcgacgcggtttggctagtgacctcaACACCGGCCAGCTAGCAGTTATCAAAGCTCTGTGAGCCCCTACCATAATAtatctgttatatccaaaccgtgcagcttttttctcatattattttatggtggaactaaaaatgaggcagatataaattataggtggaccacaccacgggaaaacagtattgattgaatgaCCATCATTACAAATTTCCTAGGTCTGTTTATTTtcgatccaacctgttggtaaggatAGAACtgaatgaatgaagggaaaacacaaatatcaacttaatccaaatcTTCTTTGCCCTgaaaagttttcaacgataaacattcaattcccactgtttactatggtctggtccacctgagatttggatctgtctcattttttatcacatacactaaaatgaccagaaaaaaatagatgaacagcgtggataaaacaaatacatcatggtgggcccacaaaactttgacACCGAATTGATAACTGGTGCTGGGGTCCCTAGCCAAATCGCGTCCGTCTCCTCTGACTGCCTACCAAAGCTTTTAGCGTAAATTCCTGGGACGGAAAACTATCCGGGCCCACCGTGGAGATACAAACCTTAAGTAGACGGCACGACAGGAAAAGGTACAGGAAATAAAGGAGATACAGAACTCAAGTAGGCCGCACgacaggaaaaggtgggtaggaaagtgcctatagttgaaaccttcctcaagtctaccatgatgtttatatgccactgGGACGAACtggaaatacaaaaatattagcctaattcaaGACTTCCCTGGCTTattaatgtttcaacggtggacgttcaatcctcactgttttccgTCATGCAGCCCACTTAGAGTTTTGgatggcctcatttttgggtctgtTTCCTAGGACGATATGGTAAAacggatagacggtatggatttctcacaaacatcatgtagCCCCACTTGGCTTCCTCTCCTAagaagttcctgcgaaaggctttcccatgCAATCCTCGTCCCAATTGCTGCTGTTGGTACGgtctatatttttttattttttatactcgaacccttgacgaggtgttgaaactcctgagagtctaccaccggagcaagagtaaggatccatggtgtggtccactcgatcagctttggatcggtctgatttttgggactattgaatggacggcctggatgatcaCGTGATGGCCGATAGGATAAAAGGGGGGACTTGATCATCTCCGTGGAAAGCCTTGTTGGAGTGGCGATGTTTTTCTCTTTGAGTTCGTGCTGCCTATGTTGCCAGGGAGTATCACCAGCACGTGTCGCCCTACTGGGCCCACATACAGAGATGATCCAATGAATTTAACGGCCATGATTTCTGCTCTATTATAATAACCATACTTGACTGATAATCCTaacctttggtttttggagtTGAATCGTGaggcattgaaaattttcttctcaatggtTTGAATTCATCTACGCAGATGTTCACTACCATGGATTCTCAGTGGAGGGCGGATTAGGTACTAAGCCAACAGGACCTGACTAGACGG
This window encodes:
- the LOC131244215 gene encoding uncharacterized protein LOC131244215; its protein translation is MKLSSKSIISSSPNRIDKYPTAPHSHPLSRFSRSNGGNRSRGRSRSSPMFSSLLRRKNVSSIETQEPSSPKVTCIGQVRVKRSNTSSTPKSSSATTTTTSKNPTHSICRWLQTALFCSRFPRKTNKHPRRSSSPPARRRRFTFLMMGYNRKHHHHKQALEEDRESKPGHEPAADESDSDSDSEEDEESKVFVSSIPPKNALLLMRCRSEPRRASALADRVWGSPSSSIVDNDAGEKENLRTCEDTIQGEEEEEDNEEDEEKLAQLGVSSRPLILPRCKSEPATRTGNLVPEEASIWKNMLTAI